A region from the Drosophila takahashii strain IR98-3 E-12201 chromosome 2L, DtakHiC1v2, whole genome shotgun sequence genome encodes:
- the BicC gene encoding protein bicaudal C, with the protein MLSCASFNKLMYPTAADVAKPPMVGLEVDGGPMGSLASLQALPSTTSAGSGAPSETQSEISSVDSDWSDIRAIAMKLGVQNPDDLHTERFKVDRQKLEQLIKADSSIEGMNGAEYFFHDIMNTTDTYVSWPCRLKIGAKSKKDPHVRIVGKVEQVQRAKERILSSLDSRGTRVIMKMDVSYTDHSYIIGRGGNNIKRIMDDTHTHIHFPDSNRSNPTEKSNQVSLCGSLEGVERARALVRLSTPLLISFEMPVMGPSKPQPDHETPYIKMIETKFNVQVIFSTRPKLHTSLVLVKGSEKESAQVRDATQLLINFACESIASQILVNVQMEISPQHHEIVKGKNNVNLLSIMDRTQTKIIFPDLSDMNVKPLKKSQVTISGRIDDVYLARQQLLGNLPVALIFDFPDNQNDASEIMSLNTKYGVYITLRQKQRQSTLAIVVKGVEKFIDKIYEARQEILRLATPFVKPEVPDYYFMPKDKDLNLAYRTQLTALLAGYVDSPKTPSLLPPNLAGQLTPYANNNHLLLNANGLATPTGICAPTQKYMQLHNSFQQQQTQGRSVVVGGGGQAPNNNNNYLQVPGAVAPLKPPTVSPRNSCSQNTSGYQSFSSSTTSLEQSYPPYAQLPGAVSSTSSSTAGCQNRAHYSPDSTYGSEGGGVGGGGGGARLGRRLSDGVLLGLGNSNGGGSSSGGGGAHLLPGSAESYRSLHYELGNKNSSSHRAFDFDMKRALGYKAMERTPVAGELRTPTPAWMGMGLSSTSPAPPAAPLENGEGNGGGGGSSWRLPPGLGSPYGLSATTGLLDATPVNRRMQLAQHKDIQTLLTSLGLEHYIKIFVLNEIDLEVFTTLTEDNLMELGIAAFGARKKLLTAIHTLLANEAACSTMPSSSSSQNSSSPRFSGSAAPGAERRPSNQW; encoded by the exons ATGCTCTCCTGTGCCTCATTCAACAAACTTATGTATCCAACGGCCGCAGATGTGGCCAAACCGCCGATGGTGGGCTTGGAGGTGGATGGTGGACCCATGGGCTCGCTGGCCAGTCTCCAGGCCCTGCCTTCGACCACCTCGGCGGGCAGTGGAGCCCCCAGCGAGACCCAGAGCGAGATCTCCTCGGTGGACAGCGATTGGAGTGACATACGCGCCATCGCCATGAAGTTGGGCGTTCAAAACCCAGACGATCTGCACACCGAGCGATTCAAGGTTGATCGGCAGAAACTGGAGCAGTTGATAAAAG CGGATAGCTCTATCGAGGGAATGAATGGAGCTGAGTATTTTTTTCATGAC ATCATGAACACGACGGATACGTATGTGAGCTGGCCTTGCAGACTCAAAATTGGTGCCAAGAGCAAGAAGG atcCGCATGTGCGAATTGTGGGCAAGGTGGAGCAAGTGCAGCGGGCCAAGGAGCGCATCCTGAGCAGCCTGGACTCGAGG GGCACCCGAGTGATCATGAAAATGGACGTCAGCTACACGGACCACTCGTACATCATCGGACGAGGTGGCAACAATATCAAGCGCATAATGGACgacacccacacccacatcCACTTCCCCGACTCGAACCGCTCTAATCCCACGGAGAAGTCCAACCAGGTGTCGCTGTGCGGCAGTCTGGAGGGCGTGGAGCGGGCCCGGGCCCTCGTCCGGCTCTCCACCCCGCTGCTCATCTCCTTCGAGATGCCCGTGATGGGACCCAGCAAGCCGCAGCCCGACCACGAGACACCCTACATCAAAATGATCGAGACCAAGTTCAATGTGCAG GTTATATTCTCCACTCGTCCCAAGCTGCACACCTCGTTGGTTTTGGTCAAGGGATCCGAGAAGGAATCGGCCCAAGTGCGAGATGCCACTCAGCTGCTGATCAACTTCGCCTGCGAGAGCATTGCG AGCCAAATCCTGGTGAATGTCCAGATGGAAATCTCGCCGCAGCACCACGAGATCGTCAAGGGCAAGAACAACGTGAACCTGCTGAGCATCATGGATCGCACCCAGACCAAGATCATCTTCCCCGATCTGAGCGACATGAACGTGAAGCCGCTGAAGAAGTCGCAGGTCACGATCAGCGGACGCATCGACGACGTCTACTTGGCGCGACAACAATTGCTTGGCAATTTGCCCGTAGCATTGATTTTTGACTTTCCGGACAACCAGAACGATGCCTCCGAGATAATGAGCCTCAACACCAAGTACGGCGTCTACATCACCCTGCGCCAAAAGCAGCGGCAGAGTACTTTGGCCATTGTGGTCAAGGGAGTGGAGAAGTTTATAG ACAAAATCTACGAGGCCCGTCAGGAGATCCTGCGCCTGGCCACGCCGTTCGTGAAGCCCGAGGTGCCCGACTACTACTTCATGCCCAAGGACAAGGACCTCAACCTGGCCTACCGCACCCAGCTAACCGCCCTGCTGGCGGGCTATGTGGACAGCCCCAAAACTCCCTCCCTGCTGCCGCCCAATCTGGCTGGCCAGCTGACGCCGTATGCCAACAACAATCACCTGCTGTTGAACGCCAATGgcctggccacgcccaccgggATATGTGCGCCCACGCAGAAGTATATGCAGTTGCACAACAgcttccagcagcagcagactcAAGGTCGGTCcgtggtggtgggtggtggtggtcaggccccgaacaacaacaacaactatctGCAGGTTCCTGGAGCGGTGGCGCCGCTCAAACCGCCGACTGTTTCGCCGCGGAACAGCTGCAGCCAGAACACGAGTGGCTACCAGAgcttcagcagcagcaccacctcGCTGGAGCAGTCGTATCCGCCATATGCCCAGCTCCCGGGCGCCGTTTCCTCCACTTCCTCCTCCACGGCAGGATGCCAGAATAGGGCGCACTACTCCCCGGACTCGACCTACGGAAGTGAGGGAGGTGGCgtaggaggaggaggaggtggtgccCGTTTGGGTCGCCGCCTCAGCGATGGAGTGCTCCTGGGACTGGGAAACTCCAACGGCGGTGGTTCGTCCTCGGGCGGCGGAGGAGCCCATCTGCTGCCCGGCAGTGCCGAGAGCTATCGCAGTCTGCACTACGAGCTCGGGAACAAGAACTCGAGCAGCCACCGCGCCTTCGACTTCGACATGAAACGGGCCCTGGGCTACAAGGCCATGGAGCGCACTCCGGTGGCGGGGGAGTTGCGCACACCCACGCCCGCCTGGATGGGCATGGGCCTGAGCAGCACCTCGCCCGCCCCCCCTGCCGCCCCGCTGGAGAACGGGGAGGGGAATGGTGGTGGCGGTGGATCGTCCTGGCGTCTGCCACCGGGTCTGGGCTCCCCCTACGGACTGAGCGCCACCACAGGACTTCTGGACGCCACGCCCGTCAACCGACGGATGCAGCTCGCCCAGCACAAGGACATCCAGACTCTGCTCACCAGCTTGGGCCTGGAGCATTATATCA AAATTTTCGTGCTGAACGAAATCGACCTGGAGGTGTTCACCACGCTGACTGAGGACAACCTGATGGAGCTGGGTATCGCGGCGTTTGGAGCTCGCAAGAAGCTGCTGACGGCCATTCACACGCTGCTGGCCAACGAGGCGGCCTGCAGCACAAtgcccagcagcagctcctcgcAGAACTCCTCGTCGCCGCGATTCTCCGGCAGTGCGGCCCCGGGCGCTGAGCGCCGTCCCTCCAACCAGTGGTGA
- the beat-Ic gene encoding uncharacterized protein beat-Ic produces MPTTTIPTTHHMQMANKWRAKKDCGFQGHGYVAPSGRGCVCWISLMLLLILVPDFIVALKDVSVMIPQAVKRGSNALFTCNYDMENDTLYSVKWYKGKREFYRYTPKENPAMKVFAMTSGLNVERNLSNQSHVVLQSVPLNISGKFTCEISVEAPTFQTAMVSGEMEVVELPEQHTVVTGIQARYRIGDLVDGNCSIKYSKPAANLTWTINGIVVPPHHIKTYQKEKRENSTLESVTSAIHFMVTNQHFLKSQMRLKCTANIFDIFKEEMESVIEEDRPRIMASGRSYDINNYPLEENPNGERGGYEDHNESYLTYYSADNTASGASTAAHEIFWRFWPLQLAKLKLPVNRQLAGAWHWICGGGGAAAALLLSAFPLLLGPLSHQIINCQYTKLATGKVQQQQHQQQQLHSSNIDVTASKAAASASTSAPSVKCFYNCQMAMAMPTQNRDDDDDGDANIGSTSANAAATADAADVAAAGEVASCSIKRLSATLVGGGEGAGGVASWPDQRLLMTRRRQKRQKWQKKSQAMDAMMQSRWSAC; encoded by the exons ATTTTATTGTGGCACTCAAGGATGTGTCGGTAATGATACCACAGGCGGTGAAACGTGGCAGCAACGCGCTGTTCACGTGTAATTACGATATGGAAAACGATACTCTATATTCGGTGAAATGGTATAAGGGCAAGCGAGAGTTTTATCGCTATACGCCCAAGGAGAATCCAGCGATGAAGGTCTTTGCCATGACAAGTGGTCTCAATGTCGAG CGCAACCTTTCGAATCAGAGCCACGTCGTCCTGCAGTCGGTGCCGCTGAATATTTCGGGAAAATTTACATGCGAAATATCCGTGGAGGCGCCCACGTTTCAAACGGCCATGGTGTCCGGCGAAATGGAGGTGGTTG AGCTGCCGGAACAGCACACTGTGGTTACCGGGATACAGGCACGCTATCGCATCGGCGATTTGGTCGACGGCAATTGCTCAATTAAATACTCGAAACCGGCTGCTAATTTGACATGGACTATTAATGGTATTGTG GTGCCGCCACATCACATAAAGACTTATCAAAAGGAGAAGCGGGAGAACAGCACCCTGGAATCGGTGACGAGTGCCATACATTTCATGGTCACCAATCAGCATTTCCTCAAGAGCCAGATGAGG CTCAAGTGCACGGCCAATATCTTTGACATCTTCAAGGAGGAAATGGAGAGTGTCATCGAGGAGGACCGGCCCAGGATAATGGCCTCAGGCAGATCGTATGACATCAACAATTATCCCCTCGAGGAAAACCCGAACGGCGAGCGGGGCGGCTACGAGGATCACAACGAGTCCTATTTGACTTACTACTCGG CGGATAACACGGCATCGGGCGCCTCGACAGCTGCACATGAAATCTTTTGGCGATTCTGGCCATTGCAGCTGGCAAAGCTAAAGCTTCCCGTCAACAGGCAGTtggcgggggcgtggcactggaTCTGCGGGGGCGGCGGAGCGGCGGCTGCCCTTCTGCTCTCGGCTTTTCCGCTGCTCCTAGGGCCGCTGTCCCATCAAATTATCAACTGTCAATACACAAAGCTGGCGACTGGCAaggtgcaacagcagcaacaccagcaacagcaactccaTAGCAGCAACATCGATGTGACAGCTTCAAAAGCGGCAgcatccgcatccacatccgcacCGAGCGTCAAATGCTTTTATAATTGTCAAATGGCTATGGCGATGCCAACTCAAAATcgcgacgatgatgatgatggcgatGCGAATATTGGCAGCACAAGTGCaaatgcagcagcaactgctgatgctgcagatgttgctgctgctggagaagttgcaagttgcagcATTAAGCGGCTGTCAGCGACACTTGTGGGGGGCGGCGAGGgtgcagggggcgtggccagttGGCCGGATCAACGATTATTGATGACTCGGCGGCGGCAAAAGCGGCAAAAGTGGCAAAAGAAATCGCAGGCGATGGATGCGATGATGCAGTCGCGTTGGAGCGCGTGCTGA
- the LOC108068743 gene encoding uncharacterized protein: MPFVQRFQQIRNFVMNVCLVEAIQFVQDLTHALCLDLQGLFNLK, from the coding sequence ATGCCTTTCGTCCAGAGATTTCAACAAATACGTAATTTTGTTATGAACGTCTGCCTCGTCGAGGCCATCCAATTCGTCCAGGACCTCACGCATGCCCTCTGCCTGGATCTCCAGGGCCTGTTCAACCTCAAGTAG